One genomic window of Sporosarcina ureae includes the following:
- a CDS encoding rhomboid family intramembrane serine protease, whose protein sequence is MFIRTENFSQYVRAYPVVTFLLALNIGIFIYTLIPGIGDRLFLFGLGDNLLIANGEYWRLITPMFLHGGFMHLLFNMFSLFVFGPELEKIAGKARFITVYLLAGLFGDIATYFVQPVAYTHVGASGAIFGVFGAFGALVYYTKHAFPQLRQVILPIIIISVVMTFVGTNINVTAHIAGLLTGFLIGLSFFNPKNIVSWRKK, encoded by the coding sequence ATGTTTATAAGAACGGAAAACTTTTCACAATATGTTCGCGCATATCCTGTCGTGACATTTTTGCTCGCCTTAAATATCGGGATATTTATCTATACATTAATTCCCGGCATTGGTGATCGGCTCTTTTTATTCGGCTTGGGAGATAACTTGCTCATTGCGAACGGAGAGTATTGGCGCTTAATAACCCCGATGTTTTTGCATGGCGGTTTCATGCATTTACTATTTAACATGTTCTCGCTTTTCGTTTTCGGACCAGAGCTTGAGAAAATCGCAGGGAAAGCACGGTTTATCACCGTATATTTGTTAGCCGGCTTGTTCGGCGATATCGCAACATACTTCGTGCAGCCTGTTGCCTATACACATGTCGGTGCAAGTGGTGCGATCTTTGGTGTGTTCGGTGCGTTTGGCGCGCTTGTGTATTACACGAAGCATGCATTTCCACAGTTGAGACAAGTTATTTTACCGATTATCATCATTAGTGTTGTGATGACGTTTGTCGGGACGAATATCAACGTGACAGCGCACATTGCAGGGCTGCTCACAGGCTTCCTGATCGGGTTGAGCTTTTTCAATCCGAAGAACATTGTTAGTTGGCGAAAAAAGTAG
- a CDS encoding DEAD/DEAH box helicase gives MTKFSELNISEATQNALLRMGFEEATPIQEGTITFGMEGRDVIGQAQTGTGKTAAFGIPIIEKLDPKSTAVQALVIAPTRELAIQVSEEIYKVGYGSRAKVLSVYGGQEIGRQIRALRNNPNIVVGTPGRILDHINRKTLKLDNVQTLVLDEADEMLNMGFIEDINTILASVPAERQTLLFSATMPAPIRKIAETFMKNPEVVKIKSKEMTVENIEQFFVKSHEREKFDVLSRLLNVQQPELAIVFGRTKRRVDELAHALSIRGYIAEGIHGDLTQAKRMSVLRQFKDNKIDVLVATDVAARGLDISGVTHVYNFDIPQDPESYVHRIGRTGRAGKSGVAVTFVTPREMGYLRIVEETTKKRMTPLRPPTSDEALLEQKKNAVDSLVEIIEQNNSEDYAGLAAQLLEKHDAKEIVAAALKSLTKSVDETPVSISEERPLPSRRPSSSRSGGYKGGNRSGGGRSQGGRGRSGGGSSAGGSTRRSSGPRDGARRDGASRRNSSARSER, from the coding sequence TTGACGAAGTTTTCAGAATTGAATATTAGTGAAGCAACACAAAACGCTTTGCTACGCATGGGGTTTGAAGAGGCAACACCAATCCAAGAGGGAACAATCACTTTTGGTATGGAAGGCCGCGACGTAATCGGGCAAGCACAAACAGGTACTGGTAAAACAGCAGCATTCGGTATTCCAATCATTGAAAAGTTGGATCCGAAGAGTACTGCAGTTCAAGCGTTGGTCATCGCACCAACTCGTGAATTGGCAATCCAAGTATCAGAAGAAATTTATAAAGTCGGCTACGGTAGCCGTGCGAAAGTTCTTTCCGTTTATGGCGGACAAGAAATCGGACGTCAAATCCGTGCCCTTCGTAATAATCCAAATATCGTAGTCGGTACACCGGGACGTATTTTGGATCATATTAACCGTAAAACATTGAAGCTTGATAATGTTCAAACACTTGTTTTGGATGAAGCGGATGAAATGTTGAACATGGGATTCATCGAAGATATCAACACAATTCTTGCAAGCGTACCGGCTGAGCGTCAGACGTTGCTATTCTCAGCGACTATGCCTGCTCCGATTCGTAAGATTGCAGAAACTTTCATGAAAAACCCAGAAGTAGTAAAAATCAAATCAAAAGAAATGACTGTTGAGAACATTGAACAGTTCTTCGTAAAGTCTCACGAACGTGAGAAGTTTGATGTATTATCAAGATTGTTGAATGTTCAACAGCCTGAATTGGCTATCGTATTCGGACGCACGAAGCGCCGGGTAGATGAGTTGGCTCATGCACTAAGTATCCGTGGCTATATTGCTGAAGGAATCCACGGTGACTTGACACAAGCAAAACGTATGTCAGTTTTGCGTCAGTTCAAAGACAATAAAATTGATGTACTTGTAGCAACAGACGTAGCTGCACGTGGATTAGATATCTCAGGCGTAACACACGTTTACAACTTCGACATTCCACAAGATCCAGAGAGCTATGTTCACCGTATCGGTCGTACTGGCCGTGCTGGTAAAAGCGGAGTGGCTGTTACATTCGTAACACCACGTGAAATGGGTTACCTTCGTATCGTTGAGGAAACGACTAAGAAGCGTATGACTCCATTACGTCCACCGACTTCTGATGAGGCATTGCTTGAACAGAAGAAAAATGCAGTGGATTCCTTGGTAGAAATAATTGAACAGAATAATTCAGAGGATTATGCTGGATTAGCAGCACAATTGCTTGAGAAACATGATGCAAAAGAAATTGTGGCGGCAGCACTTAAGTCATTGACTAAAAGTGTTGATGAGACACCTGTAAGTATTTCAGAAGAGCGTCCATTACCTTCACGCAGACCATCTTCATCACGTTCTGGTGGCTATAAAGGCGGCAATCGCAGCGGCGGTGGACGTTCACAAGGCGGACGCGGCAGAAGTGGTGGCGGTTCATCAGCTGGCGGATCAACTAGACGTAGTAGTGGACCACGCGATGGTGCAAGAAGAGATGGCGCATCACGACGCAACAGTAGCGCTCGTTCAGAACGCTAA
- a CDS encoding PH domain-containing protein gives MRQQPSNQISRKGLTVWRLYGTIQSVIILAIAVGLGFLSYFFEWPIWIMIVVTVIVLLYAFLSIYLFPKISWQRWRYEVREAEIELQHGLFIVNRTLIPMVRVQHVDTAEGPILRKYGLASITISTAATTHSIPALVTEEADELRNRISTFARVAKDDV, from the coding sequence GTGAGACAGCAACCTTCCAATCAAATCTCCAGAAAAGGATTAACCGTTTGGAGATTATATGGAACGATTCAAAGTGTGATTATATTAGCCATCGCAGTCGGTTTAGGTTTTTTGTCGTATTTTTTTGAATGGCCGATTTGGATTATGATCGTCGTTACAGTAATTGTACTATTATATGCGTTTTTATCAATTTATTTATTCCCGAAAATTAGTTGGCAACGCTGGCGCTATGAAGTACGTGAAGCAGAAATTGAACTTCAACACGGATTATTCATTGTCAATCGTACGCTCATTCCGATGGTGCGCGTTCAGCACGTGGACACAGCGGAAGGGCCGATTTTACGTAAGTATGGTCTGGCTTCTATCACAATTTCCACTGCAGCGACTACTCATTCCATTCCTGCGCTAGTGACGGAAGAGGCAGATGAACTGCGCAACCGTATTTCCACGTTTGCAAGGGTGGCGAAAGACGATGTCTGA
- a CDS encoding PH domain-containing protein → MSEPHYKLHWISAVVETAKALKDLIGPFVILVFVNGFKGESTAPWYIQYWSLILFGVLLIFTLVSGIVKWRRFDYWFEDQELRIVSGLFIRKKRYIPFDRIQSLDYTEGIFHRPFQLVKVKIETAGSSSGKDAEAELTAITKEAAQQIEKEIKQSKKMKVIGPKPALFDQIEWQLIREPEEEVQIAQQPAPVVFSMTTKDLLMLATTSGGIGVILSGAIVFLSQIEELIPYDWLFGELKSFIRIGIFVIAALVALGFLIVWLLSIAMTFLANYDFKVMREKDDLVITRGLLEKKRVTVPLKRVQNITIIENPIRQLFGYGAVIINSAGGVGEGSRIKLFPLAKRNRIVEPLQELFPTIDFSEPIEKIGGRGKRFYYRFKLLVTLIAIAVVSYNFFPYGLLMLLLLPLVGLHGIWQYKTAAYTILPKQLTMRFRIVSRQTVFTEKNRIQSMELDQNYFHRRKKVATITANVKSGMTLDAPAIRHMSQEDAEKFLSWYEYHPESTESQTEPDN, encoded by the coding sequence ATGTCTGAACCACATTATAAACTACATTGGATTTCAGCTGTAGTCGAGACCGCCAAAGCACTGAAAGATTTGATAGGTCCGTTCGTAATTTTAGTTTTCGTGAATGGTTTCAAAGGAGAAAGTACAGCACCATGGTATATCCAGTATTGGTCTTTGATTTTATTTGGCGTGCTTCTCATATTCACGTTAGTTTCCGGTATTGTGAAATGGCGCCGTTTTGATTACTGGTTTGAAGATCAGGAGTTGCGCATCGTATCGGGGTTGTTTATACGGAAAAAGCGTTACATTCCATTCGATCGTATTCAAAGTCTAGATTATACAGAAGGTATTTTTCATCGACCATTTCAGCTGGTTAAGGTCAAAATTGAAACAGCAGGTTCGTCATCCGGTAAAGATGCGGAAGCTGAATTAACTGCAATCACGAAGGAAGCAGCGCAACAGATTGAAAAAGAAATTAAGCAATCAAAAAAAATGAAAGTTATAGGTCCAAAACCAGCATTATTTGATCAAATAGAGTGGCAGTTGATTCGAGAGCCGGAGGAAGAAGTGCAGATAGCACAACAACCAGCACCAGTAGTTTTTTCTATGACGACAAAGGATTTGCTTATGCTTGCGACAACTTCGGGTGGGATCGGAGTTATTTTATCTGGTGCGATCGTCTTCCTATCGCAAATCGAGGAACTCATCCCGTACGACTGGTTGTTCGGAGAATTGAAATCTTTCATCCGTATCGGTATTTTCGTCATTGCAGCCCTTGTAGCACTTGGTTTCCTGATTGTTTGGTTGCTATCCATCGCGATGACATTCCTTGCGAATTATGATTTCAAAGTCATGCGTGAGAAAGATGATTTAGTCATCACGCGGGGGTTACTTGAGAAGAAACGGGTTACTGTGCCGTTGAAACGTGTACAAAATATTACGATCATCGAAAATCCTATCCGTCAGTTATTCGGCTACGGAGCGGTCATCATCAACAGTGCGGGGGGAGTGGGAGAAGGTTCGCGCATCAAACTTTTTCCGCTAGCGAAACGAAATCGCATTGTCGAACCATTGCAAGAGTTATTTCCCACTATAGACTTCAGTGAACCGATAGAGAAAATTGGTGGAAGAGGGAAACGTTTCTACTATCGTTTTAAGTTACTTGTGACACTTATAGCGATAGCGGTTGTCTCGTACAACTTCTTTCCTTACGGCTTGCTGATGTTGTTATTGTTGCCGTTGGTAGGATTGCACGGTATTTGGCAATACAAGACGGCGGCCTACACGATCTTGCCGAAACAATTGACTATGCGTTTTCGCATAGTCAGCCGGCAGACGGTGTTTACGGAGAAGAATCGGATTCAGTCGATGGAGTTGGATCAGAACTACTTCCATCGCAGGAAAAAGGTTGCAACGATCACAGCCAATGTCAAGTCAGGTATGACACTCGACGCCCCAGCCATTCGTCACATGTCTCAGGAAGACGCAGAAAAGTTCCTGTCTTGGTATGAGTACCACCCAGAAAGCACAGAATCACAAACAGAGCCGGACAACTAA
- the acpS gene encoding holo-ACP synthase: MIQGIGLDIVELDRIARLDGRGAKFRERILSERELRVYETLHGHRKNEYLAGRFAAKEAFSKARGTGIGTDCSFLDIEVISEASGRPVLYFHSQLVQGFISITHTRNVAAAQVVLMES, from the coding sequence TTGATACAAGGAATTGGATTAGACATCGTGGAATTGGATCGCATAGCCCGTTTGGATGGCCGTGGCGCGAAATTCAGAGAACGGATATTGTCCGAAAGAGAACTACGAGTATATGAAACGCTACATGGCCACCGTAAAAATGAATACTTGGCGGGGCGCTTTGCTGCCAAAGAAGCATTCTCGAAAGCGCGAGGTACTGGAATCGGAACGGATTGCAGTTTTTTGGACATTGAAGTCATTTCGGAAGCAAGTGGTCGCCCTGTATTATACTTCCATAGTCAACTGGTTCAAGGGTTTATTAGCATTACACATACTCGAAATGTAGCTGCTGCACAAGTGGTCTTAATGGAATCCTGA